The proteins below come from a single Lactobacillus johnsonii genomic window:
- a CDS encoding CvfB family protein, whose protein sequence is MLGEIRKGKVTDENESAFYVQVEGVTFELKKIEITQDEPIHLGDEVQGFIYENKDKKKEMTQFYPFAQKDQYGWATVTEVRRDLGVFLDIGLNDKDVVVSLDDLPLEKDQWPKKDDRLLVRLETDEKERIWAKMAEENVFEQLAANFPAHLENKNMSGTVYRNYEVGSFVITDQYYLAFVHKSEMFRPLRLGQKIKGRVIGVSQYGRLNLSVLPRGFEEIDDDAQMILVSLRREATKTLPFYDKSDAQEIKNHFGISKSAFKRALGHLLKDGLITEDKDAGTISLVEKDDSDTDNEG, encoded by the coding sequence ATGTTAGGTGAAATAAGAAAAGGAAAAGTTACTGATGAAAATGAATCTGCTTTTTATGTGCAGGTTGAAGGGGTAACTTTTGAATTAAAGAAAATAGAAATTACACAAGATGAACCAATCCATTTAGGTGATGAAGTACAAGGCTTTATTTATGAAAATAAGGATAAAAAGAAAGAAATGACACAATTTTATCCTTTTGCTCAAAAAGATCAGTATGGTTGGGCAACTGTAACAGAAGTGCGCCGTGACTTGGGTGTTTTCTTAGATATTGGTTTGAACGACAAAGATGTTGTTGTATCTTTAGATGATCTTCCACTTGAAAAGGATCAATGGCCAAAGAAAGACGATCGCTTATTAGTACGTCTTGAAACTGATGAAAAAGAACGTATTTGGGCTAAAATGGCTGAAGAAAACGTCTTTGAGCAATTAGCTGCTAATTTCCCAGCACATTTAGAGAATAAAAATATGTCCGGAACTGTTTATAGAAATTATGAAGTAGGTTCCTTTGTAATTACTGATCAGTACTACTTAGCCTTTGTTCATAAGTCTGAAATGTTTCGTCCATTACGACTAGGTCAAAAGATTAAGGGACGTGTAATTGGAGTTAGTCAATATGGTAGATTGAACTTAAGTGTTCTTCCTCGTGGATTTGAAGAAATTGACGATGACGCACAAATGATCTTAGTAAGTTTACGTCGTGAAGCTACAAAAACTCTACCATTTTACGATAAGAGTGATGCCCAAGAGATTAAAAATCACTTTGGTATTTCTAAATCAGCTTTTAAACGTGCCTTGGGACATTTATTAAAGGATGGGTTAATTACTGAAGATAAAGATGCAGGAACAATTAGCTTGGTAGAAAAAGATGACTCAGACACAGATAATGAAGGATAA